CCTTGCCCCtggcgccgctccccgcggcggCCTCCCGCTTCCTCCCCGCGCCGGCTCGGGCTCCCCCCTCTCAccccctcctccagctcctcgtCCGAACCCGCGTCCTCAGGCTGGTCCAGGTCGATGTCGAACACGCCCGCCATGGCGCGGGTGTGAgccgcggcgccgccgcccctTCCCGGCTGTGCTGGGTGCGCGGGGCCTGGGCCGCCTCATGGGCCCGCACCCCCCAACTCCGCCACGGCCTCCATCACCGGCCGCCCCGCCTCAGCGCGCCTGCGCCCCCGCCCCGACTGCGGGCACCGCGCAGGCGCACAGCCCCTGCCGGCATTGGCCGCGGCCGCACTGAGCATGCGCAGCGGGGAGAGCGCTGGGCGGCCGGGCGTGGGGCCGGTACTGAGAATGCGCAACGCACACCCGCGTTCCCTGCTCCTGGCACAGAGCATGCGCAAAGGCCGCAGCGAAGCCGTTCGGCAGGAGCATGCGCGTTGCGCTTCGTGAAGCCCAGACGGCTGACCTCTGCACCCGGCCTGCCCGGATCCCTTCTGAGCATGCGTGAAGCGGGTTGTTCGAAGGCGCGTCTGGGTCTGAACCGGCGGGGAAGGGGCACGCGGCGGCTGCGCATGCGCCATCGGCAGGAGAGCGCCTCAGCGAGGGGCGTCGAGGTCAGCCCGGAGgaggggccggcggcggcggggctgaGGGCGGccggaggggctggggacgggGGATTAACACCCCGAGAGGGCAGCTGTACCGGCGGGGAGGCCCGGACGGGAGGGGCCCGGTGAAGAGAAAGCCTCTGGAAGCGGGGCAGGGGGCCGAGCGACGCGAGGGCCGGGTGGGGGGCAGCACGGAACatggcggccccggggggcgggcgggaggtAACCGGGCAGGGCGGCTGTGGCCAGGGCTTGTCGCGCGGCTGGTACCTCACGAGTGGGTTGGACATGAGCCTGTTCGTCAAAATCATTCACAGATTTATTTATATCCTGCGGTGAGGAATAACTCGGCCTTGCTGTAACACACAGGCCTGAGGTGCAGAGTGGCAGCAGCGGTGAAATCAAgcacaagaattaaaaaaatagcacataCCTGCCTGCAAAATGCAGCAGGATCAAGACACACACACTGGCTGTTGTCTGAAGAACGCTCCGGCGCAGCTGGGATGATAATGAAAAGTAGCACCCCAGAATAATGAGTGACTTGAAAAAATTGATTGTGTttctggaaaggagaaaaagtgagAAACCAAAGCTACTGCAAAATACtgaatgggggaaaaaaccccagcaaaacaTACTGGTACTGAATCAAAAGCTTTACTCTCTCTGGGGAGCAAGGGGAACGCTCTGGGGAATCTGTTTGACACCTCAGATTTTGGCCTCAGGCCCATAGCAGTACAGGACTGGAAACCAGGTAGACTTTTGAACAGGTTTCATGTTTTTATAAGCACGTGGTATTTTCTTACTATGTTTTTACAGCCTAATCCTATAACTTTGCTGgagttaaaattatttgtttctatCCTGGCTTGCCAAGCAAAAGTAAGAAAGCAAAGACGTTCCTTGCTGTATGGTTGGTTTCAGCTCCCTTCAGATGGATCCCAACTTAAACTGACTGATTTCCTGTAACTGGCCATCTGCCGCCTTCTGACATTTGGGAGAAAGTGCTGACAGTccatttttccccagaaatagCCGGTGGTTGTAGTGCAGCCTTTTCCTTCTCACTAGAAGTTCTCAAAAACTGCAAAACTGATCAGAAATCTACTTgtcagagctttttttttccctcttttttgcAGTTACTAAAGgcatacttttcttttttaggctTAAATACAAATCGAATAAGGATGTCAATAGTCACAGTCCAGCTCTCTTTTTTGCAGTTACTAAAGgcatacttttcttttttaggctTAAATACAAATTGAATAAGGATGTCAATAGTCACAGTCCAGCTTGGCCAGTGTGGTAATCAGATTGGCCATGAGGTGTTTAACGCCATCTGCGCTGATGTCCGTGGCACACATGGGTTGTGTTCCAAGAAGGAGAATGAATCCTACCGTGATGCTTGCAAGGAACGCTTTTTCAGGGAGGAGGAATCTGAAGGTAcagtatttaaatgtttctttaccACAGAGGGTCTGGTTTCCAGCCTAATACAGATAAGAGGACAGAAATATTAGAAGTCTTTTACCTCCAGTCGAAGAATAGGTTTTACCTTCGGTCTTGACAAATTGTCACAACCCTCTGCCTTCACAACGTTGCTAACAACTGTGGAAGCAAAATCAGTGTCTGAGGCCACAGAACAAGTCTGCCAGTAACACAGCTGGAAACCGAgcttatatataatatatacatcATAATCTTTCCTTCCAAACATCTGCATTTTCTACTGTAGATAGATCACATCATGGAGTAGGACCCAGAGTACCTGAATTTGGTGTTGTCAAACGCATTAAATGGTTTATTTCCTGAAAGATCCGTGGTCTGGAGTTCAGATTTGTCTTTGGAGCAATAGATGGTTCTCCAGAAATCCAGGGCACTGCCAAGTCCTTTCTGTACCTGCCTGTTCTGTCCCGTTAAGTTAATAATTCGGCTTATGTGTGTGGGAAGAATACAATCTGGTGCAAGTCTGTCAGTCTTACACAAACAAGCTCTAATATTGGCACATTActcttagttttgtttttctccctgtccAGTGCCCATTGCCCGAGCTGTGCTTGTTGACATGGAACCCAAAGTGATCAGCCAAACCTTATCAATAGCTGCCAGGTCTGGCTGCTGGAAATACGATGATCGGTCACACTTCTGTCAGAAGCAAGGGTCTGGGAACAACTGGGCAAATGGGTACGAACAATTGTTTCAAGGTttgctgagggaactggagagGCTGATGAGCTGTCTGGACTCTAGGAGTGGTACCATTGCAGCTGTGTGAGGTACAGAGTGTGTGAGATTAACTTGATTTGTTTTGAAGTTAGAATAGCAATATATAAAGCAGCAAAATTTCTAAACCGCTTTTTTCAAGGTGAAATTGGTATTTACAgtgaaaatgtaacattttagaATAGAGTGAATATATTTGATTTAAGAATAGGAAACAATAAGCACAGTTTATAAACAGCTGTTTTGCAAAATGTCACAGCTGAGGATTGTTTGCTGCAGATAGAATGGGTGAAAATAATGCCAggttatataaataatattaagaaaagTATCCTTTATGAACTAGCTTCACTTTATGGCTTATATTTTGATATAACCTGCCATCGCactgttttgtcttttattcAACAGTTATTCTGTTCACGGGCCTAGACACAAAGAAGCAATAATGAATCTGGTacaaaaagaagcagagaaatgtgATCGTCTCGATGGATTTTTCACGATAATGAGCATGGCTGGTGGTACAGGATCTGGCTTGGGAGCATTTGTGACCCAGTGTTTAAGAGATGCTTTTCCAACGTCATTTATATTAAACCATGTTATCTGGCCCTACGGCACTGGTGAGGTGAATGTTGTATTTCCCAGGGATATTCTACAAGTTTATAATCTCTATCTTCTTTTACACATAAAATACCTGCAGCTGAAATAAACTAGAAGAGAGatgcattttactttttaaaagttcaaaagGACAGAAAGTAACATAGCTAATGAATTTTTTGCCTAATGTTTGGTACATgtcattttacaaagaaaaaaaaatcttgataaTGTAAGTGCTAAGGTATAATGCAGTTTCATGAGCAGCTCTATTAGCTAATTAGAAATCTCCAGTTATGATAGTACCTCAGCATTATAAGCAGTTCTCAGATAGATTTGATTCCAGCATGTTTGTATGAAAGGAGGATAATGTGATTTTCACAGGTCTTGCTCACTTTCCATGAAAATGCTCTGCTAGCTCCTGACCTCATTCTGCACTTtggcaaagaaaatgaatcacTTCCTAAATCAGAACGGAGGAAAATACAGGAGTCAGAGGCTTACAAACTAGAAAGAGATTAACTTGTTTGGCTTtcatttgtgtgtattttttgcctgtttgtttCCAGGTCATCGTTCAAAACTACAACTCCGTTTTGACTCTGTCACATCTGTACCAGTCATCAGATGCCCTTCTTGTTCATGAAAATGATGTCGTCCACAAGATCTGTGCTCAGCTGATGAATATTAAACAGATCTCCTTCAGGGATGTAAATCAAGTCATTGCACATCAGCTGGGGAGTGTTTTCCAGCCCAGTTACACAGCAGAAGGTGGCTCACACTATAGCAGAAACCCATTAGGTATCTAAATAATAGAGCTGCCTCGTGCATTCTCAGACATCTTGGTGTAATCATTTCCTTTtgtgaattttaatttcttcgTCTCCTTCCTCAAGTATGGGTACATCCCAAGTCTTAAGATAGGAAAAGCGAAGCAAAATACGAAATTATAAGTTCAATCCCAAATTTGTAGCAAGAGTTAAAAATAGATCCCCCAGCTTCTGGTTTCATTCTTTACCAAAAGAACccagtttctcctttttcaggTGGTCACAGACACCCTTGTACCTATTTACATTTCAGAGGCAATTTGTGCAGGACAGAAATTTTGGAGTGGGTTTTACATTTTGCATTAGGTCAGAAGTCTGTATAAATTGAGACAAAATGGAAGTTTTGTGTTTAGCTCAGAAGACAGGCTAGCATACAGCTTGGTAGCAACAGCCTGGCATTTGTATCTTTAATGGATTAGAGAAAGTTACCCATATTGCCAAGAGTTTTGCTTGTAAAATTAAACTTTCCCATGTGTGTCTGAATCTCTTTAGCAGTGCATAGGGTCTTAGAGGTGTTGAACCAGACTATAGAGCAAGACATGTCTAGATggtaaaataaaagctgctgaTATGCTTGTATAGAACTCTAGCACAGAGCAAGTTtgcattattttgtttaatgtgTATCCATATATTCGTCAAATTTAAACTTTATGTATCCTGCTTTGTTTCTTACCTGAAGTTGCTAGATCTTGGTGAATTTCCTCACTCTCCAATTTTAGCTAGCCTATGCAATATTTTTGTTGAATGTGAGCAGctgttaatttcttttttcaggagACTTAATGGAGATGTTAGTTCCACATCCCGAATTCAGGATGTTGGGTCTTCGTAACATACCACAGATGCCTGAAAACTCCCTCGCTTATAGCACGTTCAGTTGGCCTGGACTCCTCAAACATTTAAGGCAGATGCTCATTGCTAATGCTAAAATGGAGGAAGGTAAAAAGCATTCATTCATCTTCCGTATCCATCACTTTAAGCATATATTTTTacagatgaaataaattaaataaagtttgttttgtggAGCTCACTGACAAGCTTTAGTGAGTTCAGAAAtgagctgctgctctcagaCAGCAGGAACTCGCCTCTGCATAGCCAGCTGCTCCTTTATTCActcagctgccacagcagctcccagcttgCTCCTGTTTTTGCTCCCAGACATCTCAGTTAATTATAACTCTTGAAAACAcgcaaaacaaaccaacagtTTTTGGCTGTGCACTTGATTTGCATGATTCATTTGGAACATTCCTTGCATAGTTCTGCTACGCTTTCTCTTTTTACACCTTCTACTAATAAAAATCACGCTTAGCTCTCCTGTATCATTTACATGGGGAATTCAGTATAGCTTCCAGTTATGCAAAGAACGGGCTGACAGATTGCTAAGTATAGAAACAGGTATCTGTTTTCTCTGGTAAGACTAGTGACTACCAGGCAAATACTGCGGGATTAGCACTGGTTTTCTCTAAGAGTTGTGTAATTGCTGCTTAACTAACATGCAGAAACGACCAACCCTAATATGATCTCAGCGTGGGGCAGTGTTAATTACCATCTGACTCTTTAGCTACTCTGAAGCCACATTTCATGAAACATTAACTTTCTTACATATCTCCTTTTGCCAAAATCTCATAGGTATTGATTGGCAAGTACGACCACCTCGTCCAGGCTTGTCCATCCCCTCCAGTCATCCCACAAACAAGCCGCTGCATTTCAATACTTCCATTGCCAACCTGGTTATCCTGCGAGGAAAAGATACGCACAGCGTAGACTTAggtaagaaggaaaaacacagtACCCGAGTGATTCTTGTTTCACAtctcactgttttctttgcaacCATATCTGATGAAAGCGAAAAAAACCCAAGGCCACATATTTGACTACTGAGGTCAATATTACCTCTAGAAACTTTTTAATGTCCAAGGCCACGTTGTCTAATTGCTTAGGCCTGTTGTATTTACAGCCAAGACTTCTGTTTCCTGAAGCATTtcagggaagggggaagaggctGAAGTCCATATGTATGATAGGATTCTTGGCTATATtgtctgaaaatatatttagctGCTTCTGGATTGATGAGCGTAGCTTGCAGATGAAGTACTGATACAAGAGTATGCTCCTAGATAATCTAATGAATTTGTTTAAAACAGTTACATTTTCAGCACGCTGCccactgcaggtttttttcaagGCCTGAGCTGATCTGCCAAGCATTGATTAGGTCACACAGGACTACTGAGATCAAGATGTACCAGCTTGTAGCTTTACGTTTGTCAAAAAGTCTGTCTTCTTTCTGCTCCAGGAAGTTTCCGAGATCCCTCATTATACACATCCTGGCTAAACCCTCAGGACGCTTTTAATGCGTGGAAAACACCAAGAGCATTTAACAAGTATGAAAAGTCTGCTTCTTTGGTCAGCAATAGCCAGTTCCTGCTGAAACCTCTTGACAATGTTGTAGGAAAAGCTTGGAATATGTTTGCTTCCAAGTAAGTGAAAATAATTATGCTGATAACCTCATTTACAACTGCCAGTATCTTCAGTGTTAGCAAATTCCTTGTAAATAGAGCTTGCTCTTTCAGCAAAGCCAAGTAGTGGTGAAAAAGCATGAAGATTGTTCCCACGCTTTagtggaaacatttttctgcttgaaaCATGGTGGCAGGGTAAGGAACACAGAACTGTGCTTATGTTCTGTGGATAAGTGAGGCCACATATTCTAGTGCTGTCCATATGATTATTTTCTCAGTACTAAACGTCCCCAAATTTAGTGCATTCCAGTATGACCATCCTAAAAATAACATACAGAAGCTCTTTTATTGATCATACAGTTTCTAAATTGTGTACAGACGTGCTGCACGGCCCGAGAAACAAGTTCCTGTGTCAGTTCAAAAGCATTAAGGGGAGTTGTGTGTTTACTAAGGCTCCCATGCTATAAGTTCAGTTTTACATTAGAACCAAGAAATCTAGGAAATAATTGCCTCTTTACTTTGGTCATCATGATGCCAAGGTTACTGCATGCCATAGCAGGTGTCTGCTAAACGTGAGTTTCTGGTGCAGAAATTCTGTAATTAAAAGCCAAAGGAGCAAAACTGCCTCTACGAGCTGTGCTCCTCGTCTTACCGCCTGGTACCAAAGCACCAATGCTGAGAAGCAAGTTACCCTACACACACAGGTTTAGGCTTTGCATCTCAAATCTATAAATTACTTTACTCATATAACAATTGCTTCTCCTTCCATTTGCCAGTTAGACTTCGTTAGCTGCAATTTCCTCAAGTCATATACAAATTCCTTGAGCAATATACAAACTTATAAAAGCTATTAGAAGCGAGTCATGACTTATCAATAAGTATGAATTACAAAATGAGTTTAAGTAGAAACCAACCCATATGGTTACTGGGTGGAAAGCAACCTTGATTTGAAGTTGTTACAATAACTGTACAACCTGATTTCATGTGTCAGATTCTTCACTGATTTCCAATGTCTTATCCATTTTCCTACTGTGCTTTCAACACCCAGAGCCTATATTCACCAGTACACTAAATTCGGAATCGAAGAGGAAGACTTCCTGGACAGCTTCACAGCTCTGGAACAAGTTATCTCCAGTTACACCCTCctttgagtattttttaaatggtctgAAACAGCTTTCCTGAAAGAACCCAGCGCTGGAAAACTTTCCATCACGTTCCTGAAGTATATAAATTATTGGACTGTAGCTGTTTTCCAGTCTTGTAACCAGCGTGTGCATGTGTTAGAATAGTAAGAACTGAATCAGAACTGAACATATTCATATGAGCGGGTATTATTCATATTTAATAAATCTAATAAATAGCTATTTTTCAATACATTTACTATGTACTGCAGCTAAGTCTTTGAACATCATTTTTAGCATGTGGatatttttcataaagaatGTCCATGCAGAAGgatttttctccaggctaaactcTCATGAACTAATGCGTGATACAAATTAAATGCGTGCTTGACTACAGTAGTAAGGCATTCCTGACCCTCCAGTTTCAATTTTTCATGATAACACTTAACCATAGAATGCTTCAATATTGATAAAGATGCACAATATCAGAATTATTAATCCAAACTGCATTTGGGTATCATTCAAGAGATGACAGTCTGCCATATGTTCCTTTAAAGCAAAGTAAGACCTAAATTCTTCTTTAAGGACCTTAACCTTGACAAAAGAATGGAAGTTTTGAGCCATCTTTACAAAAAGGTATGAAGGGTTCTTAGTTTTCCTGTCATCTTCAAGTTATATTAAAGATCATAATGACTTATATGCTTTTCTGGCCATTTCATTGTGCCATGTTTTCAAGTGGTGTTACCTACATCTTGGCTGTTGTTAAAGGCAACCTAAGGTTTAGGCAAAACTACAACTCTTCCTATAAATTAGAAGCAAGTAGGggtttttattcatttgttaTTTATTGAAACATATTTGGGAGGAGAATTGCTGGTAGGTTTCAGATGTAAGAGCTTGTAATACAATAtgataaatataattttataatttcaaAAGTTGATTTAAGAAaagggcttttttcccccagatttTACCACGACCACGAGGTGGTGCCACTGGGAAGCTGCAGCCACTCAGCTGCACCAGGCAAGAGGAAGAGGTTGCAGTAGCTTGGCGCACAGACTGGATGCTTATAAAATAAGAGAGTGCAGGAGACTGAAGGATTATGTTGTAACCTCGAGccttctgctgcctctgttAGCTTGTCACTTAATGGGAGGGAAAGCTTTTGGAATTCTTGCCATTCCTCTCCTCATATCACACTGTTCTCCCATAGAAATAATCCCGCTCACTATTAAATAGACACgccaaaaataaacattacaaAATCAGTCTCAAGGACTTTTCCCCTGACAAGTGGACAAATATCATAGTTTCCGTTTATGTTTTAGTGCTGTTTCATACCAGGCCTCTGAGCTTTTAAGAGATGAGCACGCACACAGTATCATGCTAAATATGTTAAAGATGTTTGCAATATGGCTTATGATGCCCACACAGGAATCTTGCACTGTTAGAGATTCTGATTTAGATTTTAAGTCTTTAAATGAATTAACACAGTGGTAGATGCAGAAGTGACCATGTAATTTTGCCAGGCTTCATTAGAGCACAGCA
The Caloenas nicobarica isolate bCalNic1 chromosome 17, bCalNic1.hap1, whole genome shotgun sequence genome window above contains:
- the TUBD1 gene encoding tubulin delta chain isoform X1 — its product is MSIVTVQLGQCGNQIGHEVFNAICADVRGTHGLCSKKENESYRDACKERFFREEESEVPIARAVLVDMEPKVISQTLSIAARSGCWKYDDRSHFCQKQGSGNNWANGYSVHGPRHKEAIMNLVQKEAEKCDRLDGFFTIMSMAGGTGSGLGAFVTQCLRDAFPTSFILNHVIWPYGTGEVIVQNYNSVLTLSHLYQSSDALLVHENDVVHKICAQLMNIKQISFRDVNQVIAHQLGSVFQPSYTAEGGSHYSRNPLGDLMEMLVPHPEFRMLGLRNIPQMPENSLAYSTFSWPGLLKHLRQMLIANAKMEEGIDWQVRPPRPGLSIPSSHPTNKPLHFNTSIANLVILRGKDTHSVDLGSFRDPSLYTSWLNPQDAFNAWKTPRAFNKYEKSASLVSNSQFLLKPLDNVVGKAWNMFASKAYIHQYTKFGIEEEDFLDSFTALEQVISSYTLL
- the TUBD1 gene encoding tubulin delta chain isoform X2, giving the protein MNLVQKEAEKCDRLDGFFTIMSMAGGTGSGLGAFVTQCLRDAFPTSFILNHVIWPYGTGEVIVQNYNSVLTLSHLYQSSDALLVHENDVVHKICAQLMNIKQISFRDVNQVIAHQLGSVFQPSYTAEGGSHYSRNPLGDLMEMLVPHPEFRMLGLRNIPQMPENSLAYSTFSWPGLLKHLRQMLIANAKMEEGIDWQVRPPRPGLSIPSSHPTNKPLHFNTSIANLVILRGKDTHSVDLGSFRDPSLYTSWLNPQDAFNAWKTPRAFNKYEKSASLVSNSQFLLKPLDNVVGKAWNMFASKAYIHQYTKFGIEEEDFLDSFTALEQVISSYTLL